The DNA window ATGTCTGGTTTAGCAGCATAATTACATCATTGAGTTGTtctccattgttatatataggctatcatttttcattttctgtaTGTACAATAGTTTGAAGCAATTattatatcatataaataaacaaataaaaggGGCAATAGTGGGTTCCAATCCGATGTTACGATCAGCCGCAGTGTCTTACATTTCATATACTAACACAAAAAATCCGTATTTTACATCAAATGAATAAACAAAAACCTGTAGTAAGTTTTATATGAATTTACATAACATTAATTGAAATAATTCAAATCTATTATAAAAAAACATGCGtgctatattattttaaaagtagaaaATATAGTTTTAGACTTTAGTACACTTTGACCTCGATATGttgaaaaaatatatagatTTCAAGTTGGGGAAATAACTTTTGTACTCGATAAGTTGAAAAGattgatttattattatataagaaaaattacatttttaatCACGTAGTGTGCATTTTTTCCCTTTTTAGTATTATAACTTATATGCTTTTAATGATAAGTTTTTGATAACGTCTCTATTTTATTTGATGAGTTTTCTTAGTTGATCttgaaataattatattttaacaaaatattttcagttttaatgatttttaaaattttaatactcTGATCTTATGctaagaaaaataaatttacatttaaaaattgaataaaGTTTAATTCGTCAATTTATTTTCTAAGAGGATTTATCTACGAATAATCAAATTAATGGAAAACCGGGACATTTTCACAAGATGGCCGAATATTCCCATGTCCATCTTGATCCAACTGTGAAACACTTTAATCCAAACATATGGTTTACCTATTTATATTCGCCACAAATACAAGAGTGCAATTGATAAGTTGCGACAATTCTCTGTACCGTCCATTCAATCAAAGGTTCAAGAATCTGAAGTTAGATATTCTTCGATAAAATTTATATCGATGCCATAATATATAACATGGAAAAAAAATATCTCCACCGTGTACCCAAAACAATTCTTCCATATATGCATCATCCGCGATGGTTTCCAGAAAGAACTTGCGCATTTCAGTTCGAACCATTAAATCCGCGGATCAATCCTGTAGCATGTGATGAAAGACAACACATCAATCCAGAGCAACCGGGTactaaaaatctcaaaattttaaCTCAATTCACCAAAGACTTGATATGTTCAGAGTTCTTGCAACAATAAGGACCGTCACGAATGTATCAACTTAACCCAGTTTCAATGCCCCAATACAGAAGTCATAACAAATTGGTCTAACACATACATTGGCCCCTAAAACAAtcgtttgaagtatctgtttacTTACCCAGTTTCAATGCCCCAATATAGAAGTCATAACAAATAGATCTAACATAGACATTGGCCTCTAAAACAATTGGTTGAAGTATCTGTTTAACCTCTACAACATCAAATATATAGCTTCTTATTTCTGTAAAATTATATCCAACTCCTTTTGAGGTTTGttgtaaatttaaaaatctctACTTTGAGAATGACGATTCTCTCCACCAGGAAATTTTCAGTCCCATCGTGACACCAAGTGGCATTTAACATTGTAAAATCCCTCCATTTATCTCTTGGCATTAAGCAAACATTGCAAAGTAGACAATGAGTTGCTCACGGTGTTAGTTTAGCAATCAGCAGGATTTGTCTGCCTTAATGAAAATAATATGAGAAAAATAAACTTCAGGATTCAACGTAACATAGAAGAGGCCAACTAAATCTAATGATGCCTTTTATTTGTCACCCCTTAGCAGTGTGTGAATCTATCAGCTGGAGCAAACCTGAGGAAATACTGTGCTAAATGGCCCACCCCCACCCCGTACCCCAAAGCCACTGAATAACAAGCAAGCAtacagagagagagagagagacctTAAGTACTGTTTGTGGCGGGAAGATAAATTCTAATCATGTCTTTCATAGTTATTTTCCTCCTACAGGTAGGGCATTTGCCCTGAGCAGCTATGGCAGCTTTGATGCATGCTTTGCAAAAAATGTGACCACACTTGGTGGACGTCTCCTCAACCAATGTGCCCATGCAGACTGGACAACTAAATGTAGGCTCCTTTGGTGGCGGCAGCGTCAACGTCGCTCTCTGTCCTCTGTTTCTCTGAAGTTCACAAACATAGCTAGTCAACATAAGATATTGATTTCAACAGCCAAACCTCCTAGGAAGAGAAGCTTAAGACAAGAATAGAAAGGAACTTAACGGAGTTCAACTCAGCAAACTAGAAGTTTAAAACTATATTCATCTTAGCAAGACAAAAATGACACCATGCACAAAACTAACCTACAGTGCTTAATAACAAAGACAAATACCAAACAAACATGATATCTTCCAGAGCAACGGAACTGTCaggttataaataaaaatatgaaccCACGCAGGAACCGGACGCATGCCATTCGGACAAATCAATGGCTAGCCAAAAGCTAATTAGTCCAACATTCATTAGAGTTAATGCAAATGCACGACGAATCACAGAAAATATGCACAACAAATATATCATCACATGAATAACTACAACTGAGATATGTTGATATGAACAAACAATAAAAaactaaacaattaaaattggtAGATGCAGGTACCCTGcatagaaaaaaatatattaccaCGGAATTGGAATTGCTACTGCCTTCTAGATTTATGTAGAAATCGCAAATTGTTTGGCTTGTAGGAAACCTTGCACGCTTGTTGCGAGTTGGCCTTTCTTCTGAAACAACTGTTACGTAATCAGCACACAGTTTCCTCACATTTGGAAATTGGAGACAGAAGAAGAAACCACAGGATCACTAAAGCCAGCAGTATAACATCAGAAGGGCGAAGCATAAAGAGGTTTGATTAATTTCAGATTCCAAACAATTGACCAAGAATAGACATTGTTGAAGCAGGGGaaaaatcaaaattcaaaaagcaGTTACTTTATTTTCTGTTTAAGTTTAACATGTCTCCACTTGCAACTTCTTTTAAACCATTGACATTATTATGTCGCTTCCACTACTCAGagcaaaaacaaaataaaaagaagATCCTGCACTAATCTAAAAGCTACCATACATTTTCTCAGAAAATCTAGAGTGGAGAATAACTTGAAAAACTTGTTTTTCATCTCCAAGCAATCTAATTTTGAAGAAGCTAACAAAGTGACAAAAAAATGAATCCTTACACGGTCTTCACAGGCGTCACTTTGCTAAATTATAAAGTTGCATAAGAGCACATGTGAACACTAATTCTTGGTTTAGTTTTAAGGAACATTATATCTACCAAGTACATAGTAAAAATATTCAAGTTTCCCTACAGAGTTTTCTACAATCATTCTTTTCATCTATGTTCTCCCTTTCCatcattttcttattttttctcCGTTTGTTATGCAAACATATGTTTATGCACTGTGTACATTGGATGCTCAAGCACCATCCACATATTTTTTAGTCAATAATTAACATAATCATCATTAAGGAATAGGGATGTTCAGAAACCACATGCCTCATGTCAGTCAAAGGAAAATGTTCATCCACAAATTTGCAACATAAGCTAGCCCTTGCAAGATATCCAAAATTGGAACAAGATAGGCATTACGATAAAGTTGAAATACAGGCAAATCAAATTTACCAGGTTCAAGATCAACCACAACAGCACGTCCATGATTTCTTCTAGAATTGTTTTTAGCCTGAATTATCACACAGTTACAGCTTGATTATGCTGATGCATGCcaagaaaagaattcaactaaATACTACAAGACAGATGAAGATAAAAATGACAAATGAAGATAAAAGTGACAAATGAGAAGAATAAGAAGTGGTAGTAAAAGATGTGATACTTCTGCAAAAGCCCTCGGGGAAGAAATGATAACATCATCATCATATGCATCCAGGTCGATTGCTGCAGTCAGTAGCATGGTTCCTTCCTGGCTGTCCTGGGAACTTGCATGATTTGAAGTCCCCTCCTGATCCCATGGCATTTGGGGCACAACATTAAGATCAACATCTAACATTGGCTTTCTCCGTCTACTCCTCGTATACCTCCTCACTCGATCCTGGCTGCTCATGTTATATGTAATCCAAGCACTCAAATCTCCTAAAATTCATCCATGGCACCAACTTAAATCAAATTATTGAAGTATCCACAAAATGTTTTGATATGAAGGAAGAAAATTAATAGAAATAATGGATAATGAATGAATCGGCAGATGGTATACATCACAAAGTCAATTTGATGTCAGATTAGTTAAAAAATTCATGCCCAAAATACTTCTAACAAAACTTtcaatttgaaataaaaacacGAAGAAGCCTAGCATAAAAAGGAAGTTCCAACTTCTGTATTTTAACATATGTATCTCGTTCGTATGCTTTGATCATTCATTACTTCTAATTCCCAAAACCCAATCTCAAATAAATGATTGCTATAACATCATGAGctttcatcatgcataaaaaatCTGCCCCAAAATGTATTGCATAACAAATATTAGCTACTCAAGTCATGAAGTAAGAAAAAGAGAACCAGAGACTTGATTTCAAAGACTATAAAGCCAAGAACAACTAGCATCTAAATCCCATTGAAAAAATAGAGAACTGCACATTCTTAGGGCTCATAAGTCCATGCATTTCATTTTAGATTACAGCAGTTAAGGAGACCAAAAGCCCTTTAAGCTTGCATCAAAACTGACCACGTCTGTCAATGAAATGTCTGTTAAGGATTCAATAATTGTTTTCGCACATGACCAAGGTAGACCATGCAACACAAAGACAAACAGAAACTTAACAGTTAACACCTCCAGACTCACACCCAACTAAATTCATCAGCCTCACATCCTTCAGATTTAACGTTTATACCCAATTTGTCATGTTTTCAACTTGACACAACTTCAGGTTCAAACAATTTCACCATAGTTTCAACTCATACAAATTAAAAGATGCAACTTTAACCAAatctaaaattatatattataacaCGCACAAATTACAAGTTACACAGAAAATAAAAGCCTGCCACAAAATTTGTCGTCTAATCTCTCCccataaacataaaaaaaaacggTTCAATCgtcttcaaaaaattcaaatcgCGTAAAAATAATGGTCCCAGCCAAACCGAGCCTTTCCTAAAAAACAGGAGCTCTATTTTATCAAACCACAAAAATTACAAAGGGATTATAGAAATTTGCTAAAATTTAGTGTCTAACCCAAAAACCAAAaagggtaaaaaaaaaaaaacaaaagaggACTGATTAAACAgacattaataatataaaaaaaaaaacctaaggTCGGAaactaatgaaaaaatatggaaaattaCAGATTCGACAAAACCTCATCTTTGGCAACTATTGCAGACAATTACACCGAGAAAACACAAAACGAGCGGTGAAGAAATCAACACTTACAACGATGAATTAAAAAAATCCAACATTCATCCGATCAAAGCGAACAACAAAAGGAGAAAAAATAATTCACCGCTTAAATCCAAAAGAAGCGAGAATTGGAAATCTAACCTGATTCTACGAAAGTTAATAGAGGAAATTCCAAGGAAAGGGTTATGTTATTGAGATTGTTTGGAAGGTCGAAATGAATTGTGCAGCAGTAATAGACTAATAGTAAAGCCCATAGGAAAGTCAGAATTAcgaattattaataattaatttgtcATCGTAACTcctaatataattttaaaataaaaattaatatttttatatgttacACTAGACCAGAGGTCACAGAGACTTCTTTACGGATTCTCAATGATGTTACGGAGGAGTGGAACTCTGTTATTGTACTCTCATTCCGAAAATCAAGCAATCCATGGATAGGTAGGTCTGTTCCataaaaaaagttttaaaatttatgtattcgtataattaatatttattgtatTGATTTCGATTCACTGGATCTTACGTCTTTTCAAAGGAATCAATAAAAAATTAAGATATATACTAACATAAACTCCAAAAAAAATAagtaaaaagaaataaaaataaaaaaattctatgTAATGTATGTTATAAAATAGTGGTATGAGCTTTCACGAACAAGTTAAGACCTATAATTCACCAAGTTAATGAATTTCAGAGTGCTTTCATCCCTAACCGTTTAATATCTGATAACATTATGCTGACGTTTGAGACCCTACACTGGATACACAGCAAGAAAAGAGGACAAAAATCCTACGCAGCGCTTAAGCTCGATATGAGTAAAGCATATGATAGGATAGAGTGTAGTTTTATTGAGGGAAGCACATACATGGGTGGAGAAGATAATGTGTTTGATAATGAGACGCCTAATAGTGAAAAGTATCGCCAGATAAATTCATGTTA is part of the Primulina eburnea isolate SZY01 chromosome 1, ASM2296580v1, whole genome shotgun sequence genome and encodes:
- the LOC140836580 gene encoding uncharacterized protein isoform X1: MSSQDRVRRYTRSRRRKPMLDVDLNVVPQMPWDQEGTSNHASSQDSQEGTMLLTAAIDLDAYDDDVIISSPRAFAEAKNNSRRNHGRAVVVDLEPVVSEERPTRNKRARFPTSQTICDFYINLEGSSNSNSVRNRGQRATLTLPPPKEPTFSCPVCMGTLVEETSTKCGHIFCKACIKAAIAAQGKCPTCRRKITMKDMIRIYLPATNST
- the LOC140836580 gene encoding uncharacterized protein isoform X2; translation: MSSQDRVRRYTRSRRRKPMLDVDLNVVPQMPWDQEGTSNHASSQDSQEGTMLLTAAIDLDAYDDDVIISSPRAFAEAKNNSRRNHGRAVVVDLEPEERPTRNKRARFPTSQTICDFYINLEGSSNSNSVRNRGQRATLTLPPPKEPTFSCPVCMGTLVEETSTKCGHIFCKACIKAAIAAQGKCPTCRRKITMKDMIRIYLPATNST